One genomic segment of Brevibacillus laterosporus LMG 15441 includes these proteins:
- a CDS encoding TetR/AcrR family transcriptional regulator: MAKKTGEKYQAIINAAVTVIAKHGYHNAQVSRIAKEAKVADGTIYLYFKNKDDVLISLFNEKMGQFVENCRELSSQAQDVSEKVRILIRSHLSQLAQDHNLAIVTQIELRQINPEVSQGIGEVLKSYFNLIDAVVQEGMDCGIFRSDIDVRMARTMIFGTLDQTVTSWIMKECKYDLVSLVDPIHNLFLKGLCKN, translated from the coding sequence ATGGCCAAAAAAACGGGGGAAAAGTATCAAGCCATTATAAATGCAGCCGTCACGGTGATTGCCAAGCACGGTTATCATAACGCGCAGGTATCTCGGATCGCGAAAGAAGCCAAGGTAGCGGACGGCACCATTTATCTCTATTTTAAAAACAAGGATGATGTTCTTATCTCGTTGTTTAACGAGAAGATGGGACAGTTTGTAGAGAATTGCCGCGAGTTGAGTTCTCAGGCTCAAGATGTTTCTGAGAAGGTGCGTATCCTCATTCGGAGTCATCTCAGCCAATTGGCGCAGGATCATAACTTAGCGATTGTGACACAAATTGAGCTGCGTCAGATTAATCCGGAAGTAAGTCAGGGTATTGGAGAAGTATTAAAATCATACTTTAATCTGATTGATGCAGTCGTTCAGGAAGGAATGGACTGCGGTATCTTCCGTTCAGATATTGATGTACGGATGGCACGCACAATGATTTTTGGTACGTTGGATCAGACGGTAACTTCTTGGATTATGAAAGAATGTAAGTACGATCTCGTCTCTCTTGTGGATCCCATTCATAATCTCTTCCTAAAGGGACTCTGCAAAAACTAG
- a CDS encoding enoyl-CoA hydratase, whose translation MSYPNLTLVTEGTIAIVTINHPPANALNQATLTSLAQALDDLEQNDQIRAIVITGEGRFFIAGADIKEFTALAEQSPQQVAERGQQLFLRMETFSKPIIAAINGACLGGGLELAMACHIRYVAKEAKLGLPELNLGLIPGYGGTQRLPRLIGRGKATQLILTSDMIDGEEALAIGLAEAVYPVEQLLEESKKLARKISEKGAISVKYALDAIHSGVELGLSAGMKREAELFGQVFTTEDMKEGVTAFLEKRKPQFSNR comes from the coding sequence ATGTCGTATCCAAATCTTACGCTTGTAACAGAAGGAACTATCGCTATAGTAACGATTAACCATCCGCCAGCGAATGCGTTAAATCAAGCTACACTCACCAGCTTGGCTCAGGCTTTGGATGATTTGGAGCAAAATGATCAGATAAGAGCCATTGTTATTACTGGCGAAGGGCGCTTTTTTATCGCAGGTGCTGACATTAAAGAATTTACTGCACTGGCTGAACAGAGTCCACAGCAGGTGGCGGAGCGAGGACAACAATTGTTTCTGCGAATGGAGACGTTTTCTAAGCCGATTATTGCTGCAATAAATGGAGCTTGCCTAGGTGGAGGATTGGAGCTTGCCATGGCTTGCCACATCCGTTATGTAGCAAAGGAAGCAAAATTAGGCTTGCCTGAGCTTAATTTGGGACTAATCCCTGGATACGGTGGTACTCAGCGTTTGCCGCGTCTAATTGGACGAGGAAAAGCTACACAACTCATACTGACTTCCGATATGATTGATGGAGAAGAAGCTCTTGCGATTGGTTTGGCAGAAGCTGTTTATCCAGTGGAACAGTTATTGGAAGAAAGTAAAAAGCTGGCTCGTAAAATTTCAGAAAAGGGTGCGATTTCTGTCAAATACGCACTGGATGCCATTCACAGCGGTGTTGAGCTGGGGTTATCTGCTGGAATGAAACGTGAAGCTGAATTGTTTGGGCAGGTATTTACTACTGAAGATATGAAAGAAGGCGTAACTGCTTTTCTTGAAAAACGTAAACCGCAATTTTCCAATCGATAG